The BD1-7 clade bacterium region ATACAACGGGCAACAGCCTACCGGTTTATAGCCTTGGCTTGGGTTCGGTCAATTTCGATGATGACGATGACTACGATTTTGATTATGACGACGACGATGATTACGATTCAGAATCTGGCGCATCCGGTGAAGTGCCGACTTACCCGACTATCCCTCCAACAACTGATGGCAAAAGCAAAGGCCTGAAAAACATCGCCCGGGTTGTATCAACCGCCAACCCATCGGTGCTGTTCACACTCACCAACGACGGCTCTGACTTATTTATCAGTAATTCAACACTCGCTTGCGCAGATACAGGTTCATACGGTGTTTATCGCATCATCCTGAATGCAACAAGTTCTGATACTGAGACAGACGTAGAAGCAGACACAGTAGAAGAGGCACAAACTAACTCAGTGCTGGCGTTCGAGCCTATACAACAGAGGCTGGCGGGTCAGATTCAAGTAGATACTCTGGCAGGCGCCAGCGTCTTCGTTCCAGTTGACCCAGTACCTTCCGATGGTGGCGATCCTGCCAATCCATCTGAAGAAGAAGCGTCTTGCTTGCATGATGACCTAACAATGATGGCACTGAGCGATAACGGTGGTCGCTTGTTAATGGCTACGCCGAAGCGTGTTTTCTCTCTCGATGNGGTTACCTTGGAGGCAAACGGCAGCAGCTTTACCCCGTTTAACGCGGAGGCCGACCTGCAAAGTATCGATGTTGCCAACAATAACCTTTATGCCGCCATCGTCAGTAATGAAGATGATGGCGTCGCTATGGTAAATCTAGAATCACTTTCTGCGGTGGGTTGGCCAACGGCTGGCACAGTGCAATCTCCGGAAGCCCTGCTGTTCTTTGATAACAACAACAAAGGTGTCGCCTACGAAAACAACGGCAACGAGTTGATTATTTTCAACTTGAACAACAAACAGGCACCCGAGGTTGAACGCCGCATTACGCTCGACAGTGCTATAGCGCATGTTGCGATTCCACCCAACAAGCAATTTATGGTTGTACTAACACAAGACAACAAAGTGCGCAGTTACCTATTGCCATCACTCGTGTTGAATCAAGTTTTCGACCACGTTAAAACGCCTGTCGTAAAACTCAAAGCAATGAACGATGCCGTGATCTTGCTGGAAGCCAACAATCAATCCATCAGCACGCTCACTTACCAGCAAGGTTTAGGGTCACCGATGAGTCTTGCGGCTCAAACACTCACGGATGCTGTGGTGTTGGCAGGTAATACTGATCTAACCGATGTGCGTAATTCGCTCTATCTACCGCAATCGTTCAGTAATATCGATGGTGTTACGATCAGTTGGTCAAGTACGTCTAATGATATCAATACCGATACGGGTGCAATCACCACGACCACAACGCAAAACGCCCACTTAACGGCAACAATTAGCGGTGAATTCCGCGGCGAAGCGACAAGCATGCAGCTGCTGTTTCCTTTGGTTTTGAAACCTTAAAACTGGGAGCAACAGACGATGCGAATCATTTTACAAACGCTGCTTAACGGCTTGTTTTTGAGCCTGTGCCTGAGTTTATCTCAGGCGCAGGCTCAAACATTGGGGCCACTTTTAAAGCCTCTCGACAACATAGATAACGCAGAAACATTTTTGGATGTTGACGTTGCCTATGTGCCTGATCATGTCATTGAGGGTGACCGTTTGATTCTGCGCTGGCAGATTGCAGACGGCTACTATCTGTATCGCCATGGCTTTAACTTCAACTGGGAGGACCAAGGTCGCTGGAATGCTGACCAGATGGCGATTGAACGAGGCTTAGAGAAGTCGGATGAATTCTTTGGCTCCGTTGAAACCTATCGAAACGGTATTCAGGTCGCCATACCATTGGATGAAATTGACCAGCAGGATTTTAGTGTCACCATTCAGGGTTGTGCCGACAAAGGGCTCTGTTATCCGCCGCGAAAACTCAGCTATACCGCAGACCAAGCAAAACAGCTGGTCAGCGACACTCGAGCCCAGGAACTCGCAGAGAAAACAAACACCGAGCAACCCGATGCTGGTAATCCGGCACCGCAAAATCCCGCCACAACGGATTGGCAGCTCGTACTCCTTGCGTGGGTAAGTGCCTTTTTCGGCGGTATGATTTTGAACCTGATGCCGTGTGTTTTTCCAGTTCTTAGTATCAAAGTATTTCAACTGGTACAACACACAGAAACCACTGAAGCCAAACGTCAAAGTCTCGCGTATCTGGCCGGCTCCGTGGTGAGCTTTGTCACCGTTGCAGCCATTATGTTAGCTGTTCGCGCTAGCGGCAGCGCAGTTGGCTGGGGGTTTCAGCTACAAAATCCATGGTTTGTTGGTCTGTTGATCTATTTGTTCTTCGCACTAGGCCTGAGCATGTCGGGGTTTTGGCATTTTGGTGAACGTTTTATGGGCACAGGCCAATCGCTAACCACGAAGCAAGGGGCCAAAGGTGCATTCTTTACCGGCGTCCTGGCGGTATTGGTAGCCAGCCCGTGTACAGCACCATTTATGGGCTCTGCCCTTGGTGTCGCGCTGACACAACCAGCCTGGGTATCGCTAACAATTTTCGCAGCGCTGGGCACCGGTATGGCGTTTCCCCTAGCAATAATCGGGTTTGCTCCTGCACTCGCACGCTTATTGCCGAAACCGGGTGCGTGGATGAATACCTTCAAAGAGCTCTTTGCATTCCCGCTGTACGCTACCGCTATCTGGCTAACCTGGGTGCTGGCAAATCAGGCTGGCTCTAACGCCGTCGCCCTGATATTAACTGGCTGCTTACTTACCACATTGACACTATGGGCCTGGCAGCGTCAGGGGCATGTGTATCGCACTGTTGGATTAGTAGCGCTGATTACTGCGTTATATTTGCCATTTTCTTCGCTGTTTCATCAAGGCGCGATAGTGAGTAATGCGCATGCCGATCAAGACCATGTCGTATTCTCCGAAAAGGCCCTTGAAGCTTACCGCCAACGTGGTGACGCCGTATTTGTCGATCTCACCGCAGATTGGTGCATCACCTGCCTCGCCAATGAAGCCCGCGTGCTGAATACGGAAGAAGTCAGGAACACCATGAAGGAAAACAACATTACCTTGATGATTGGTGACTGGACTGACTACGACGAAGAGATCACACACTATATCAATCGCTTCGGCCGTAACGGCATCCCTTTATACGTGTACTACCCAGCTGGCAAGGGCTCAGAGCCGATCGTGTTACCGCAAATACTGCAATCTGAGCATCTCATCAGCGTCTTGAACGAAACACCATAAACCTAACGTATCTATTCAGTGGTTGAAATTATCACTGAATAGATTTAATGTTAATGATTATCATTTGCAAGTAAATTCATCAGTGATCATCCCGCCTGATCACATTCAATCTGGTGAGCTTTTGGAACCACTTTTATACCCAGAAGTGGACACCAATGACCGGCGCAGCCACGCGCTTTAATTCGGGGAACCCCATGACATCTTGGCAAAAAACATTACTGGCAACCGCCATAATTACGACAACCGCCTGCGCGCCGAAAGACCTGCCGGCAACACAGCCACCCACCGGCGGAGGTGGTACTGACGATAGCTCAACCTATGGATTCGTCATTGACGGCTATCTACAAGATGCAACGGTGTGCGTAGATACTAATGAAAACATCGCCTGTGATGCAGATGAAGCTCGTCAGCTAACGGATAACCAAGGTCGTTTTCTCAAACAGTCGGTTATCGATAAAGCACTGCTTGCACAGGCAAAAGCGAACACGACCCGTGACCTTGACGACAATGCCCTCGTACAACAAGATTTTGTCTTGATGGCACCGGCTAACCACAATGGTTTAATTACGCCACTAACAACCTTGCTAGCGATCAATATCGACAACGGTTTGTCGGTTTCAGAAGCTCGCCAAGCTTTGCAAAACAGCCTCGGTTATAGCGCCGATCGTCTACTGGCCGATTACATCGACGATCAAGATAGCGATATCGCGCTGTTGGCTAAAACCTTAGTGGTTACGGTGCAAGCATCCGCAGCTGAAGGGATGAACCTGAGCCCGAATGCAGCTGCACAAAAAGGTTACATCGAACAAAAAGCCTGGGAAAAAATCGATAGCAGTACATTAACCGCGTTAAAACAGGCAAAAATCGACAACCCAACTGCAGATGCTACAGCCCTTTCAACAGCTTGGCTCGCAGCAGTACCCGCAGTCATGTTTAGTGCTGCCGACCTACCCGTAACGGATAGCGACAACGATACCATCCCTGATAGCGCCGACAACTGCCCTAACATTGCCAACACAGATCAGCTCAACACTGATGGCGATACACAAGGTAACGCCTGCGATACGGATGACGATAACGACACCGTATTAGATACGGCCGACAACTGCCCACTGATTGCAAATACTGACCAAGCTG contains the following coding sequences:
- the dsbD_2 gene encoding Thiol:disulfide interchange protein DsbD; the encoded protein is MRIILQTLLNGLFLSLCLSLSQAQAQTLGPLLKPLDNIDNAETFLDVDVAYVPDHVIEGDRLILRWQIADGYYLYRHGFNFNWEDQGRWNADQMAIERGLEKSDEFFGSVETYRNGIQVAIPLDEIDQQDFSVTIQGCADKGLCYPPRKLSYTADQAKQLVSDTRAQELAEKTNTEQPDAGNPAPQNPATTDWQLVLLAWVSAFFGGMILNLMPCVFPVLSIKVFQLVQHTETTEAKRQSLAYLAGSVVSFVTVAAIMLAVRASGSAVGWGFQLQNPWFVGLLIYLFFALGLSMSGFWHFGERFMGTGQSLTTKQGAKGAFFTGVLAVLVASPCTAPFMGSALGVALTQPAWVSLTIFAALGTGMAFPLAIIGFAPALARLLPKPGAWMNTFKELFAFPLYATAIWLTWVLANQAGSNAVALILTGCLLTTLTLWAWQRQGHVYRTVGLVALITALYLPFSSLFHQGAIVSNAHADQDHVVFSEKALEAYRQRGDAVFVDLTADWCITCLANEARVLNTEEVRNTMKENNITLMIGDWTDYDEEITHYINRFGRNGIPLYVYYPAGKGSEPIVLPQILQSEHLISVLNETP